Proteins co-encoded in one Carassius gibelio isolate Cgi1373 ecotype wild population from Czech Republic chromosome A15, carGib1.2-hapl.c, whole genome shotgun sequence genomic window:
- the LOC128028665 gene encoding uncharacterized protein LOC128028665, whose protein sequence is MVTEYLECRPCKKKLAAWSRDILDQLDPSHREQFPAVLTYRLSCDREVVRLLRGRTLGNSATALYRHLCLRHKEHYLGQSTLYLSVLRNFVTQNTDPSSLIAALPQMVPVPSPSWLLSVYAREVLTRLPELKARVTSVYGSILKMDSTKKVTKKLAGHAAGTAAWVTDVGNEIGQVLMCVLTEGEGKGLLPMCSGLVVRYRRAGEAPPQVLYVDRDCCSAGDKGKAAAMFSEWDQLVVRLDVWHFIRRIAVGVTTDSHPLYAPFMGHLSACIFEWDAGDVERLKEACGGKPTAKELARHCRRRTRGAKETKELIEQLLNDFMEATDTMGVRLFDKERMEEIWRTQQPHIECIQDPPGVQLYRRIGR, encoded by the exons ATGGTGACTGAGTATCTTGAATGCCGGCCCTGCAAAAAGAAGCTTGCAGCCTGGTCGCGAGACATCCTGGACCAGTTGGATCCCAGCCACCGTGAACAGTTTCCTGCAGTCCTAACCTACAG GTTGTCCTGTGATAGGGAGGTTGTGAGATTGTTGCGGGGGCGCACGCTGGGGAACAGTGCCACAGCTCTGTACAGGCACCTGTGCCTCAGGCATAAAGAACATTATCTGGGCCAGTCAACACTGTACCTGTCTGTGCTGAGGAATTTTGTTACCCAGAACACTGATCCCAGCAGTCTCATTGCCGCGCTGCCACAGATGGTGCCTGTCCCTAGTCCATCTTGGCTGCTCTCAGTGTACGCCAGAGAAGTACTGACACGGCTTCCTGAACTCAAGGCCCGTGTCACCTCTGTTTATGGCTCCATTTTAAAGATGGATTCCACCAAAAAG GTCACCAAGAAGCTAGCTGGCCATGCTGCTGGAACTGCTGCTTGGGTGACAGATGTGGGGAACGAAATTGGACAAGTCCTCATGTGTGTCCTCACAGAAGGAGAGGGAAAGGGCCTGCTTCCCATGTGTTCCGGACTTGTAGTTCGCTACCGCCGAGCTGGAGAAGCTCCTCCGCAAGTCCTTTATGTGGACCGGGACTGCTGCAGCGCAGGAGATAAAGGCAAGGCGGCAGCAATGTTTAGCGAGTGGGACCAGCTGGTGGTCAGGCTGGATGTGTGGCATTTTATTCGGCGAATCGCAGTCGGGGTCACCACGGACAGCCACCCGCTGTATGCCCCCTTCATGGGACACCTCTCGGCCTGCATCTTCGAGTGGGATGCTGGTGATGTTGAGAGGTTGAAGGAGGCCTGCGGTGGGAAGCCCACGGCTAAAGAGCTGGCAAGGCACTGTCGCCGCCGCACTCGTGGGGCCAAGGAGACGAAGGAGCTAATCGAACAGCTCCTAAATGACTTCATGGAGGCAACAGACACAATGGGAGTCAGGCTCTTTGACAAGGAGAGGATGGAAGAGATCTGGAGGACACAGCAGCCCCACATAGAATGCATCCAGGACCCAccaggtgtgcagctatacaggaGGATAGGGAGGTGA
- the LOC128028661 gene encoding uncharacterized protein LOC128028661 gives MGLNLAEDYTSPGEYTGELIGVEYLYSQTNTSFEEDFGADPDSQDGVQDEDLKIDLESDEGFEDVDLDGEPLEIMELSLDIPEPLRDEPPTQSQGVQSHVAESSLPEPIEDEPATQSQLESLGPDGRPGYDHVVRLANSLVDLRHEGFITQQKVDEIVTLWDKLSEFDKGALIYPARHRDRLMKGRFKVSHSVTNVTPGADSLKRCFLGEGSGPAQWPNASRLVKAVCLALCRIYPAGQTVAGVKVNRWAVILRNYRIIRDVVLDSPRLMAETRLQLFELNHHTLSQWHNARKRRQEKEVLEQGIQTFTTPLVASEPLPPVLFKHPQPVRHGHQAYEFNIPVDASGQAVQRVRGQPPKVGTTSAAVGMPAAAQHAQGQPPPVQEVFAVSDPARLLQATDTATIAEPPATPPGPKVPRTTAWRRRKAAEAAAAQGATPKKRNQTEQYICQKCGQPKTKEFGHSRFGGAHFCAKSSGKTVEQWMEEMRRGQK, from the exons ATGGGTCTTAATTTGGCGGAGGACTACACCAGCCCTGGCGAATACACAG GAGAACTCATTGGCGTGGAATACTTATATTCCCAAACAAATACATCTTTTGAGGAAGACTTCGGTGCTGATCCTGATTCTCAAGATGGGGTTCAGGATGAAGACCTGAAGATTGATCTGGAGAGTGATGAAGGGTTTGAGGATGTAGACTTGGATGGTGAGCCTCTTGAAATCATGGAGCTCAGCCTCGATATCCCAGAACCCTTGAGAGATGAGCCACCGACTCAGAGCCAG gGGGTGCAGAGTCATGTGGCAGAGTCTTCCTTGCCTGAGCCCATAGAAGATGAGCCAGCAACTCAGAGCCAG CTGGAGAGCCTGGGACCAGATGGCAGACCGGGCTACGACCACGTCGTCCGGCTAGCCAACAGTCTTGTGGACCTCAGACATGAGGGGTTTATTACTCAGCAGAAGGTGGATGAGATTGTGACTCTCTGGGATAAACTGTCAGAGTTTGACAAGGGCGCTCTCATCTACCCAGCTCGCCACCGCGACAGGCTCATGAAGGGGCGCTTCAAAGTCAGTCATTCTGTGACGAATGTGACCCCTGGAGCTGACAGTTTGAAGCG ctgcTTCCTTGGTGAAGGCAGTGGACCTGCTCAGTGGCCTAATGCCAGCCGTCTGGTGAAGGCAGTCTGTCTGGCTTTATGCAGAATTTACCCTGCGGGTCAGACAGTGGCTGGTGTCAAGGTTAACAGGTGGGCTGTCATTCTGCGTAACTACAGGATCATAAGAGATGTAGTCCTGGACAGCCCCAGACTCATGGCAGAAACAAGGTTGCAGCTGTTTGAGTTAAATCATCACACTCTTTCACAATG GCACAATGCTCGGAAAAGGAGGCAGGAAAAGGAGGTCTTGGAGCAGGGTATTCAGACCTTTACCACTCCCTTGGTGGCCTCTGAACCCCTTCCACCTGTGCTGTTTAAGCATCCGCAACCGGTCCGGCATGGGCACCAAGCCTATGAATTCAACATCCCGGTGGATGCATCAGGACAGGCAGTACAGCGTGTTCGTGGCCAACCTCCTAAAGTGGGCACAACATCAGCAGCTGTTGGCATGCCTGCTGCAGCACAGCATGCCCAAGGGCAGCCTCCTCCTGTCCAGGAGGTCTTTGCAGTCTCTGACCCTGCCCGCTTGCTTCAAGCTACAGACACTGCAACTATTGCTGAACCTCCTGCTACACCTCCTGGTCCAAAAGTGCCAAGGACCACAGCTTGGCGGCGGAGGAAGGCAGCGGAGGCAGCTGCAGCACAAGGTGCTACtccaaaaaaaagaaaccagACTGAACAATACATTTGCCAAAAGTGTGGCCAACCAAAGACAAAAGAGTTTGGCCACAGTCGGTTCGGAGGTGCCCACTTTTGTGCAAAGTCATCTGGCAAAACTGTGGAGCAGTGGATGGAGGAGATGAGAAGGGGACAAAAATAA